In a genomic window of Croceibacterium sp. TMG7-5b_MA50:
- a CDS encoding glycosyltransferase family 2 protein: MTVPGSVAVTMAGLGSRFIKAGYTRPKYEIVVLGRPLFDWSMLAMESFRQAGWHFTFATRAEEDARPFLAERCGALDIAMGEVVELDGVTDGQATTALLLAQRSDPDTPFAVFNIDTFVAPGAMAPGQVPAGSAGWVPCFPGPGDGWSFCRTNDDGRVLELREKVRISPHATVGLYWFASAAEYIALYDRFFADGQGTEKGERYIAPMYNRLIEEGGLVTMGSLALEDVGMLGTPDQVAGFTADPPPAAASWVR; the protein is encoded by the coding sequence GTGACCGTTCCGGGCAGCGTCGCCGTCACCATGGCCGGCCTTGGCAGCCGGTTCATCAAGGCGGGCTATACCCGGCCGAAATACGAGATCGTGGTGCTGGGCCGGCCGTTGTTCGACTGGTCGATGCTGGCGATGGAATCGTTCCGGCAGGCAGGCTGGCACTTCACCTTCGCCACGCGAGCGGAGGAGGATGCACGGCCGTTCCTCGCCGAACGCTGCGGCGCGCTCGACATCGCGATGGGCGAGGTGGTGGAACTGGACGGCGTGACCGATGGGCAGGCGACCACCGCGCTGCTGCTGGCGCAACGCAGCGATCCCGATACACCGTTCGCCGTGTTCAACATCGACACCTTTGTGGCGCCTGGCGCCATGGCCCCGGGCCAGGTGCCTGCGGGATCGGCCGGATGGGTCCCGTGCTTCCCCGGACCGGGGGATGGTTGGTCGTTCTGCCGCACCAATGATGATGGACGCGTGCTGGAACTGCGGGAGAAGGTGCGCATCTCCCCCCACGCAACGGTCGGGCTCTACTGGTTCGCCTCCGCCGCCGAGTACATCGCACTATACGATCGCTTCTTCGCCGATGGCCAGGGCACCGAGAAAGGGGAGCGTTACATCGCGCCGATGTATAATCGCCTGATCGAGGAGGGCGGGCTGGTCACCATGGGCAGCCTCGCGCTGGAGGATGTCGGCATGCTTGGTACGCCGGACCAGGTGGCGGGCTTCACCGCCGATCCGCCGCCCGCCGCCGCTTCTTGGGTACGGTGA
- a CDS encoding MBL fold metallo-hydrolase, whose protein sequence is MKVTLLGSGTSTGVPRVGNDWGECDPAEPRNRRSRVSIVVESDSGERLLVDTSPDLRNQLLDNGIGRIDGVFWTHDHADHTHGIDDLRSLRFGRKTPIPGFAEPETARRLKQRFSYIFAGEFGYSTIVDLETLERLRILAGFAIDWCTMPHGPITSTGLRFEADGKSVGYATDFSKITPDMLELFDGVDVLIADCLRREPHPSHSHLSMTLELAHACAAGTTILTHMDKSMDYRTISAEVPDGVQVGYDGMQVVA, encoded by the coding sequence GTGAAGGTCACGCTGCTCGGTTCCGGCACTTCGACGGGCGTGCCGCGGGTCGGCAATGATTGGGGTGAATGCGATCCGGCAGAGCCGCGTAACCGGCGGAGCAGAGTGTCGATCGTGGTCGAAAGCGACAGTGGCGAGCGTCTGCTGGTCGACACTTCTCCAGATCTGCGGAACCAGTTGCTCGATAATGGGATCGGGCGGATCGATGGCGTATTCTGGACGCACGATCATGCGGATCATACGCACGGGATTGACGACTTGCGGTCGCTGCGTTTCGGACGCAAGACGCCTATTCCCGGCTTTGCAGAACCGGAAACTGCGCGGCGACTGAAGCAGCGGTTCAGCTACATCTTCGCTGGCGAGTTCGGCTATTCCACCATCGTCGATCTGGAGACCTTGGAGCGGCTCCGCATCCTGGCAGGCTTTGCGATCGACTGGTGCACGATGCCGCATGGGCCGATTACCAGCACGGGGTTGCGGTTTGAAGCTGATGGAAAGTCAGTCGGCTATGCTACTGATTTCTCTAAGATCACGCCCGACATGCTGGAGTTGTTCGATGGTGTCGACGTGTTGATCGCGGACTGCCTGCGGCGAGAGCCGCACCCGTCGCATTCACATCTATCGATGACTTTGGAACTGGCGCATGCGTGCGCAGCGGGCACGACGATCTTGACGCATATGGACAAGAGCATGGACTACCGGACGATCTCTGCAGAGGTGCCCGATGGCGTGCAAGTCGGGTATGACGGCATGCAGGTGGTTGCCTAA
- a CDS encoding glycosyltransferase family 2 protein: protein MNNASASGDAPASNVNGERILVFVPMYRCAPQIPRVIEQFAKVAGLPADMAVLCIDNQSPDGTLAAAEAALDASPVREKYLLRNDDNYGLGGSHKVAIDFARRNGFTYLVVLHGDDQGSIADLQPHIAQGEHRQVDALLGARFMRGATLQGYSTLRTLANHAFNAIFSIIGGQWFSDLGSGLNLFRVSIFDTGFHLKYADNLTFNYFLVFGLADHGHRMRFFPINWREDDQVSNAKLFSQGLRMLKLLRQRLLSVGKFHEAEHRDVPRDAYPATLVRAWPAEAQFRA from the coding sequence TTGAACAACGCATCCGCTTCTGGTGACGCCCCCGCCTCCAACGTGAATGGGGAGCGTATCCTGGTGTTCGTGCCGATGTACCGGTGCGCGCCGCAGATCCCGCGCGTGATTGAGCAATTCGCGAAGGTTGCCGGCCTGCCCGCGGACATGGCCGTGCTCTGTATCGACAACCAGTCCCCCGACGGTACGCTGGCTGCGGCGGAGGCGGCGCTGGATGCGAGCCCGGTGCGCGAGAAGTACCTGCTGCGCAACGATGACAATTATGGCCTCGGCGGATCGCACAAAGTGGCGATCGACTTCGCCCGGCGGAACGGCTTCACCTATCTGGTGGTGCTGCACGGTGACGATCAGGGTTCGATCGCCGACCTGCAACCCCATATCGCGCAGGGCGAGCACCGGCAGGTCGATGCGCTGCTGGGCGCGCGGTTCATGCGCGGGGCCACGTTGCAGGGCTATTCGACGTTGCGGACGCTGGCCAACCATGCGTTCAACGCGATCTTCTCGATCATCGGTGGCCAGTGGTTCAGCGACCTGGGATCGGGGCTCAACCTGTTCCGGGTCAGCATCTTCGATACCGGGTTCCACCTGAAATATGCCGACAACCTGACCTTCAACTACTTCCTGGTGTTCGGCCTCGCCGACCATGGACATCGCATGCGCTTCTTTCCGATCAACTGGCGGGAGGATGACCAGGTGTCCAATGCCAAGCTGTTCAGCCAGGGACTTAGGATGCTGAAGCTGCTGCGGCAACGGCTGCTGTCCGTCGGCAAGTTCCACGAGGCAGAACATCGCGACGTGCCGCGGGACGCATACCCGGCGACATTGGTGCGGGCATGGCCGGCGGAGGCGCAGTTCCGCGCGTGA
- a CDS encoding GtrA family protein has translation MLTRTATPERPPMRVHAFALISGIGWLVDFTLFNLLAVAGVDLFVANLVGAGVAVSLVFVAGRHFIFRDSRTPLPLAIAAYVCWNVVAILLASVAVAAIGRLLASPAVIMPTENLLSSLGVTLNALYLVPPIAKVAVTPATMYLNYLAMGIIIEQRIRFW, from the coding sequence GTGCTGACAAGAACTGCTACGCCGGAGCGGCCGCCCATGCGGGTCCATGCCTTCGCGCTGATTTCAGGCATTGGATGGCTGGTGGATTTCACCCTGTTCAACCTGCTGGCAGTGGCGGGCGTAGATCTGTTCGTGGCCAATCTGGTCGGCGCGGGCGTGGCGGTATCGCTCGTCTTCGTGGCGGGGCGCCACTTCATCTTTCGCGACAGCCGCACGCCCCTACCCCTCGCTATCGCGGCCTATGTCTGCTGGAACGTGGTGGCGATCTTGCTGGCATCGGTGGCGGTTGCGGCGATCGGTCGCCTGTTGGCAAGTCCGGCCGTCATCATGCCGACGGAAAACCTGCTCAGCAGCCTTGGCGTGACGCTCAATGCTTTGTACCTGGTGCCGCCGATTGCCAAGGTGGCCGTGACGCCTGCCACCATGTACCTGAACTATCTGGCAATGGGGATCATCATTGAACAACGCATCCGCTTCTGGTGA
- a CDS encoding capsular biosynthesis protein yields MIAKERVLVCDIDGTLCKIKGPEDDYAALACDPNMKAKLVELHQQGWRIILASSRGMRTYDGNVGEIYRNVFPKLTKWLDEHGVPYDEITMAKPWPGHDGFYVDDRTVRPREFLNHSLEELAAICERDRTL; encoded by the coding sequence GTGATAGCCAAGGAGCGGGTGCTGGTCTGCGACATCGACGGCACCCTGTGCAAGATCAAGGGACCGGAAGACGACTACGCCGCCCTTGCCTGCGATCCCAACATGAAGGCGAAGCTGGTGGAGCTGCACCAGCAGGGCTGGCGCATCATCCTGGCCTCGTCCCGCGGCATGCGGACCTATGACGGGAACGTGGGGGAGATCTACCGCAACGTGTTCCCGAAGCTGACCAAGTGGCTGGACGAACATGGCGTCCCTTATGACGAGATCACCATGGCCAAGCCCTGGCCGGGGCATGACGGGTTCTACGTCGATGACCGCACGGTGCGCCCGCGTGAATTCCTGAACCATTCGCTGGAGGAACTGGCCGCCATCTGCGAACGGGACCGCACGTTGTGA
- a CDS encoding TatD family hydrolase, whose protein sequence is MLIDSHCHLNYKGLVERQADVLATARVAGVGGFLNISTRRSEWADVLAVAEREPDVWSAIGIHPHEADDHADLTVEELLVQAAHPRVVGLGETGLDYHYEHSDRSMQQRLFRLHIAVARQTGLPLIIHTRDAEDDTLAILQDELGRGDFPALIHCFTATAIFGRAVLDLGLSISISGIVTFKNARDLQDFARKIPADRLLVETDSPFLAPVPNRGKTCEPAFVRDTATFLADLRGETLETLSAATTTNFHRLFKKTQPAQVSA, encoded by the coding sequence ATGCTGATCGACAGCCATTGCCACCTCAACTACAAGGGGCTGGTGGAGCGGCAGGCTGACGTTCTTGCGACTGCGCGGGTTGCGGGTGTGGGCGGCTTTCTCAACATTTCGACCCGACGCAGTGAATGGGCCGATGTACTTGCCGTGGCGGAGCGGGAACCGGATGTCTGGTCGGCCATCGGCATCCACCCGCATGAGGCGGACGACCATGCCGACCTGACGGTCGAGGAACTCCTGGTCCAGGCTGCTCACCCTCGCGTTGTCGGCTTAGGGGAGACCGGGCTCGACTATCATTACGAACATTCCGATCGCTCGATGCAGCAGCGTCTCTTCCGCCTGCACATCGCGGTCGCACGCCAGACTGGACTGCCATTGATCATTCATACGCGCGATGCGGAAGATGACACGCTGGCTATCCTGCAGGACGAGTTAGGACGGGGCGACTTTCCCGCGCTGATTCACTGCTTCACCGCGACCGCGATCTTCGGACGGGCGGTGCTGGATCTTGGCTTGTCGATCTCCATCTCCGGCATTGTCACGTTCAAGAATGCTCGCGATCTTCAGGATTTCGCACGCAAAATACCGGCTGATCGTCTGCTGGTCGAAACTGACAGCCCGTTTTTGGCGCCGGTACCTAACCGTGGGAAGACGTGTGAACCGGCGTTCGTCCGCGACACCGCGACGTTCCTGGCAGACTTGCGCGGTGAAACGCTGGAGACGCTGAGCGCCGCGACCACGACCAACTTCCATCGCTTGTTCAAGAAAACCCAGCCTGCGCAGGTTAGCGCGTGA